One Misgurnus anguillicaudatus chromosome 22, ASM2758022v2, whole genome shotgun sequence DNA segment encodes these proteins:
- the LOC129441029 gene encoding uncharacterized protein isoform X2: MHALLILMVFRCINVAWFQSCIHTDTDYVCKEIPTGYPAGLTSLILFTSDLGEIDLSIFNSTNLTSVISLKITQAKVTAVAPRTFDKFHNLKTLLLDDNHISDVSLEWFSHPDSLETLRLSNNKITMLDHSSLFGMTNLLTLNLSRNQIHTITPSSFISTSKLRQLDLSNNNLTNLSVDVLRPLNATKIRLDGNPWDCSCSVHDFAEFLRGLQNVSLLENEMLVCCSSPPKLKGKPVWQVQECKTLTTVSQTNEDPNAITTSPAIGGSASITKPFTIRPSTLISLIVVLCALVLVICVLSVLYHRKRERKHLQTVKPSLEKTKSVNTGKKAEKNSKRVKSEIPEQAQIPTTGMLLRTHRAVVGDEMTSQIYHIYSSGIYQNREPIKRVSSAGPILCRTELFTKQMEVAEEFDALKSDEYYDGCMASEQQKENVRVNHNVCEEAEHQEKDGRMGKEGEENTSLKDVVGYSTDTHRSCDGWLRENSLETDGAKAGTSMDKEAPHSFVKNEVMTREEHQNNATSQNAESSQAVSQEEFVENVENLPYLTIGADPEKQSSVVKQSTPTGGTRSGALRPIRRVLTWPPTAVQWKKQWIQNQQVLNVFPKIIFVTGCRQFQHSVCPTSIPTGREFNALEFLPENSLPQEDVRVTIDGDTYWRNVGSFNAQESLSGNISPQIDARIVSKKEAFESSILSDIFSKNSPGGESEVSSELFTVLRASSSGGNSNPATREKRNHADDIEKMQSDQKKRRRVEKSDSRKQSRRAEDPARAQVCDNPRVHPAGGSPKDDSLLLGNEYTYIDLLHEVVQNHGRWTRDRWRQTQINKHKLKQQGQSR, encoded by the exons ATGCATG CTCTTCTTATTTTGATGGTTTTCCGATGCATAAATGTGGCATGGTTTCAATCCTGCATACATACAGACACGGACTATGTTTGCAAGGAGATACCAACAG GTTATCCTGCTGGCCTGACCTCTTTGATCCTCTTTACGAGTGATTTAGGAGAAATCGACTTATCTATTTTTAACAGTACAAATCTGACCTCTGTCATCAGTTTGAAAATTACACAAGCCAAGGTCACCGCAGTGGCTCCACGAACTTTTGATAAATTCCACAACCTAAAAACTCTTCTGTTGGATGACAACCATATTTCTGATGTGTCTTTAGAATGGTTCAGCCACCCTGATTCCCTTGAAACCCTCAGATTGTCGAATAATAAAATAACTATGCTGGATCATAGTTCACTTTTTGGGATGACAAACCTGCTCACTTTAAACTTGTCTCGGAATCAAATTCACACTATAACCCCGAGTAGTTTTATCAGTACGAGTAAACTAAGACAACTGGATCTGTCCAACAACAACCTGACAAATCTGAGCGTTGATGTGCTGCGTCCTCTTAATGCCACAAAGATCCGTCTGGATGGAAACCCATGGGACTGCTCATGCTCTGTACACGACTTTGCCGAATTCTTACGAG GTCTTCAGAACGTCTCTCTGTTGGAGAATGAGATGCTGGTGTGCTGCAGCAGCCCTCCCAAATTAAAAGGCAAACCAGTATGGCAGGTGCAAGAATGTAAGACCCTAACAACAGTGAGTCAAACAAACGAAGACCCCAACGCTATCACCACGAGCCCTGCCATTGGAGGATCTGCCAGTATAACCAAACCATTTACTATCCGACCTTCAACTTTAATCAGTTTAATTG TGGTACTCTGCGCCCTGGTACTCGTCATCTGTGTCCTTTCAGTCTTGTATCATAGGAAACGAGAGCGGAAACATCTACAGACTGTAAAACCTTCTCTGGAGAAAACCAAAAGCGTGAATACCGGAAAAAAGGCTGAGAAGAATAGCAAAAGAGTCAAATCGGAAATTCCTGAACAGGCACAAATACCCACAACAGGGATGTTACTGAGGACTCACCGAGCGGTAGTGGGGGATGAGATGACGTCACAGATCTACCACATTTACTCATCAGGGATTTATCAAAATAGAGAACCCATTAAACGTGTGAGCTCAGCCGGTCCGATCCTCTGCAGGACGGAGTTATTTACCAAACAGATGGAGGTTGCCGAGGAATTCGATGCATTGAAGAGCGATGAGTATTATGATGGATGCATGGCATCAGAACAGCAGAAGGAAAATGTGAGAGTTAACCATAATGTGTGTGAGGAGGCGGAGCACCAGGAGAAGGATGGACGAATGGGGAAAGAAGGTGAAGAGAATACAAGCTTAAAAGATGTTGTCGGTTACTCCACGGACACGCACAGGTCATGTGATGGATGGCTCCGAGAAAACAGTTTGGAGACTGATGGGGCTAAAGCTGGGACAAGCATGGATAAAGAAGCTCCACACAGTTTTGTGAAGAATGAGGTGATGACTCGCGAGGAACACCAAAATAATGCAACATCTCAAAATGCAGAAAGCAGCCAAGCTGTTTCACAGGAAGAGTTTGTGGAGAACGTTGAGAACTTGCCGTATCTCACCATCGGTGCTGATCCAGAAAAGCAGAGCTCTGTGGTTAAACAAAGCACTCCTACAGGTGGCACCAGATCTGGAGCTTTAAGACCCATCCGACGCGTTCTGACTTGGCCACCAACTGCGGTCCAATGGAAGAAGCAGTGGATTCAAAACCAGCAAGTCCTTAATGTCTTTcccaaaataatatttgtaacCGGTTGCAGGCAGTTTCAACACAGCGTTTGCCCCACATCCATCCCAACTGGCAGAGAGTTCAATGCTCTTGAGTTTTTACCAGAAAACTCACTCCCACAAGAAGATGTCAGAGTTACTATAGATGGAGACACTTACTGGAGAAACGTTGGGTCATTCAATGCCCAAGAGTCCTTGTCTGGTAATATTTCACCACAGATCGATGCAAGGATCGTATCAAAGAAAGAAGCTTTTGAGTCAAGCATCCTATCCGACATCTTTTCCAAGAACTCACCAGGGGGTGAAAGTGAGGTCTCCTCTGAACTCTTCACCGTCCTCCGTGCATCATCTAGTGGCGGCAACTCGAACCCTGCTACCAGAGAGAAGAGAAACCACGCAGATGACATAGAGAAAATGCAAAGCGATCAGAAAAAGAGACGGCGAGTTGAGAAAAGCGACTCGAGGAAGCAGTCCAGGCGAGCGGAGGACCCGGCGAGAGCTCAGGTGTGTGATAACCCGAGAGTTCATCCTGCTGGAGGTTCTCCAAAAGATGACAGTCTGCTTTTGGGGAACGAATACACGTACATAGATCTGCTTCACGAGGTGGTGCAAAATCATGGGCGCTGGACACGAGACAGGTGGAGACagacacaaataaacaaacataaacttAAACAACAAGGACAGAGTCGGTAA
- the LOC129441029 gene encoding uncharacterized protein isoform X1, translated as MHGESQCYLIFLLILQFLKYDVKWMLFFFLPIALLILMVFRCINVAWFQSCIHTDTDYVCKEIPTGYPAGLTSLILFTSDLGEIDLSIFNSTNLTSVISLKITQAKVTAVAPRTFDKFHNLKTLLLDDNHISDVSLEWFSHPDSLETLRLSNNKITMLDHSSLFGMTNLLTLNLSRNQIHTITPSSFISTSKLRQLDLSNNNLTNLSVDVLRPLNATKIRLDGNPWDCSCSVHDFAEFLRGLQNVSLLENEMLVCCSSPPKLKGKPVWQVQECKTLTTVSQTNEDPNAITTSPAIGGSASITKPFTIRPSTLISLIVVLCALVLVICVLSVLYHRKRERKHLQTVKPSLEKTKSVNTGKKAEKNSKRVKSEIPEQAQIPTTGMLLRTHRAVVGDEMTSQIYHIYSSGIYQNREPIKRVSSAGPILCRTELFTKQMEVAEEFDALKSDEYYDGCMASEQQKENVRVNHNVCEEAEHQEKDGRMGKEGEENTSLKDVVGYSTDTHRSCDGWLRENSLETDGAKAGTSMDKEAPHSFVKNEVMTREEHQNNATSQNAESSQAVSQEEFVENVENLPYLTIGADPEKQSSVVKQSTPTGGTRSGALRPIRRVLTWPPTAVQWKKQWIQNQQVLNVFPKIIFVTGCRQFQHSVCPTSIPTGREFNALEFLPENSLPQEDVRVTIDGDTYWRNVGSFNAQESLSGNISPQIDARIVSKKEAFESSILSDIFSKNSPGGESEVSSELFTVLRASSSGGNSNPATREKRNHADDIEKMQSDQKKRRRVEKSDSRKQSRRAEDPARAQVCDNPRVHPAGGSPKDDSLLLGNEYTYIDLLHEVVQNHGRWTRDRWRQTQINKHKLKQQGQSR; from the exons ATGCATGGTGAGTCTCAAtgctatttgatttttttattgattttacaATTTCTTAAATATGATGTTAAATGGATGCTCTTTTTCTTCCTGCCTATAGCTCTTCTTATTTTGATGGTTTTCCGATGCATAAATGTGGCATGGTTTCAATCCTGCATACATACAGACACGGACTATGTTTGCAAGGAGATACCAACAG GTTATCCTGCTGGCCTGACCTCTTTGATCCTCTTTACGAGTGATTTAGGAGAAATCGACTTATCTATTTTTAACAGTACAAATCTGACCTCTGTCATCAGTTTGAAAATTACACAAGCCAAGGTCACCGCAGTGGCTCCACGAACTTTTGATAAATTCCACAACCTAAAAACTCTTCTGTTGGATGACAACCATATTTCTGATGTGTCTTTAGAATGGTTCAGCCACCCTGATTCCCTTGAAACCCTCAGATTGTCGAATAATAAAATAACTATGCTGGATCATAGTTCACTTTTTGGGATGACAAACCTGCTCACTTTAAACTTGTCTCGGAATCAAATTCACACTATAACCCCGAGTAGTTTTATCAGTACGAGTAAACTAAGACAACTGGATCTGTCCAACAACAACCTGACAAATCTGAGCGTTGATGTGCTGCGTCCTCTTAATGCCACAAAGATCCGTCTGGATGGAAACCCATGGGACTGCTCATGCTCTGTACACGACTTTGCCGAATTCTTACGAG GTCTTCAGAACGTCTCTCTGTTGGAGAATGAGATGCTGGTGTGCTGCAGCAGCCCTCCCAAATTAAAAGGCAAACCAGTATGGCAGGTGCAAGAATGTAAGACCCTAACAACAGTGAGTCAAACAAACGAAGACCCCAACGCTATCACCACGAGCCCTGCCATTGGAGGATCTGCCAGTATAACCAAACCATTTACTATCCGACCTTCAACTTTAATCAGTTTAATTG TGGTACTCTGCGCCCTGGTACTCGTCATCTGTGTCCTTTCAGTCTTGTATCATAGGAAACGAGAGCGGAAACATCTACAGACTGTAAAACCTTCTCTGGAGAAAACCAAAAGCGTGAATACCGGAAAAAAGGCTGAGAAGAATAGCAAAAGAGTCAAATCGGAAATTCCTGAACAGGCACAAATACCCACAACAGGGATGTTACTGAGGACTCACCGAGCGGTAGTGGGGGATGAGATGACGTCACAGATCTACCACATTTACTCATCAGGGATTTATCAAAATAGAGAACCCATTAAACGTGTGAGCTCAGCCGGTCCGATCCTCTGCAGGACGGAGTTATTTACCAAACAGATGGAGGTTGCCGAGGAATTCGATGCATTGAAGAGCGATGAGTATTATGATGGATGCATGGCATCAGAACAGCAGAAGGAAAATGTGAGAGTTAACCATAATGTGTGTGAGGAGGCGGAGCACCAGGAGAAGGATGGACGAATGGGGAAAGAAGGTGAAGAGAATACAAGCTTAAAAGATGTTGTCGGTTACTCCACGGACACGCACAGGTCATGTGATGGATGGCTCCGAGAAAACAGTTTGGAGACTGATGGGGCTAAAGCTGGGACAAGCATGGATAAAGAAGCTCCACACAGTTTTGTGAAGAATGAGGTGATGACTCGCGAGGAACACCAAAATAATGCAACATCTCAAAATGCAGAAAGCAGCCAAGCTGTTTCACAGGAAGAGTTTGTGGAGAACGTTGAGAACTTGCCGTATCTCACCATCGGTGCTGATCCAGAAAAGCAGAGCTCTGTGGTTAAACAAAGCACTCCTACAGGTGGCACCAGATCTGGAGCTTTAAGACCCATCCGACGCGTTCTGACTTGGCCACCAACTGCGGTCCAATGGAAGAAGCAGTGGATTCAAAACCAGCAAGTCCTTAATGTCTTTcccaaaataatatttgtaacCGGTTGCAGGCAGTTTCAACACAGCGTTTGCCCCACATCCATCCCAACTGGCAGAGAGTTCAATGCTCTTGAGTTTTTACCAGAAAACTCACTCCCACAAGAAGATGTCAGAGTTACTATAGATGGAGACACTTACTGGAGAAACGTTGGGTCATTCAATGCCCAAGAGTCCTTGTCTGGTAATATTTCACCACAGATCGATGCAAGGATCGTATCAAAGAAAGAAGCTTTTGAGTCAAGCATCCTATCCGACATCTTTTCCAAGAACTCACCAGGGGGTGAAAGTGAGGTCTCCTCTGAACTCTTCACCGTCCTCCGTGCATCATCTAGTGGCGGCAACTCGAACCCTGCTACCAGAGAGAAGAGAAACCACGCAGATGACATAGAGAAAATGCAAAGCGATCAGAAAAAGAGACGGCGAGTTGAGAAAAGCGACTCGAGGAAGCAGTCCAGGCGAGCGGAGGACCCGGCGAGAGCTCAGGTGTGTGATAACCCGAGAGTTCATCCTGCTGGAGGTTCTCCAAAAGATGACAGTCTGCTTTTGGGGAACGAATACACGTACATAGATCTGCTTCACGAGGTGGTGCAAAATCATGGGCGCTGGACACGAGACAGGTGGAGACagacacaaataaacaaacataaacttAAACAACAAGGACAGAGTCGGTAA